The following proteins are co-located in the Desulfurellaceae bacterium genome:
- a CDS encoding D-2-hydroxyacid dehydrogenase, with translation MKVATGRGFFERYGASARQIAPDIGWALLEADGSWSEPPDACELIVLAGDAYTRAFVDTVSALPEPRWAHTEDAGVDGPFYDAMRAKGVMLTHSPGANAPEVAEFALSFILWTAKRLGDLQAQQRAREWRLLDLQSLSDKTLLVIGLGAIGSRVARYAKGFGMRVLGLRQSAAAVEQVDRQGTLAELETFLPEADFVVVALPLTPQTRGLIGRTQLARMKPGATLINIARGAIVDTGAVRDALVAGQLGQACLDVLPTEPWPKDDPLWETPNLFLTPHNAWSSPLYVPRVADIWLDNLGRYVRGEALLHRAF, from the coding sequence ATGAAAGTCGCCACCGGACGTGGATTTTTTGAGCGCTATGGCGCGTCGGCCCGGCAAATTGCGCCGGATATCGGCTGGGCCCTGCTGGAAGCGGACGGCTCGTGGTCAGAGCCGCCCGACGCGTGTGAGCTGATCGTCCTGGCCGGCGATGCCTACACCCGGGCGTTTGTCGACACGGTCTCGGCCCTGCCCGAACCGCGCTGGGCGCACACCGAAGACGCCGGCGTGGACGGGCCTTTTTATGACGCCATGCGCGCCAAGGGCGTGATGCTGACCCACAGCCCGGGGGCCAACGCGCCCGAGGTGGCCGAGTTTGCGCTGAGTTTCATCCTGTGGACGGCCAAGCGGTTGGGTGACTTGCAGGCCCAGCAGCGGGCCCGCGAGTGGCGGCTGCTCGATCTGCAAAGCCTGAGCGACAAGACGCTGCTGGTCATTGGCCTGGGCGCGATCGGCAGTCGCGTTGCGCGCTACGCCAAGGGCTTTGGCATGCGGGTGCTGGGGCTGAGGCAGTCTGCGGCTGCGGTCGAGCAGGTCGACCGGCAGGGGACGCTGGCAGAGCTGGAGACGTTCTTGCCCGAGGCCGATTTTGTGGTGGTGGCGCTACCGCTCACGCCCCAGACCCGGGGACTGATCGGCCGGACACAGCTGGCCCGGATGAAGCCGGGTGCGACCCTGATCAACATTGCCCGTGGGGCGATTGTGGATACCGGAGCGGTCCGCGACGCCCTGGTGGCGGGGCAGCTTGGCCAGGCGTGTCTGGACGTGCTGCCGACCGAGCCGTGGCCAAAAGACGACCCCCTGTGGGAGACACCGAATCTGTTCCTGACCCCGCATAACGCCTGGTCCTCACCCCTGTACGTGCCCCGCGTGGCAGACATCTGGCTGGATAACCTGGGGCGCTATGTGCGGGGTGAGGCGCTGCTGCACCGGGCCTTTTGA
- a CDS encoding LLM class flavin-dependent oxidoreductase, with protein MDFGICTASKIDEIGYITHAENLGYSHAWIADSQMIWSDCYAVLALAAQQTRRMKIGTGVSVAGTRLAPVTANSIATINQLAPGRTFLGIGTGNTATRLMGHKPMKLKEFAEYLRVLRALLRGQEVDFTWQGQTHPVQFLMQDHKFINVEEPIPLYVSGFGPKAQALAGEYGEGLVMSVPPNPGFMHRALQNAEAGAQRAGRSLADDFYTASLTTVVMLRPGESLASERVLRECGAFVIASIHYLYDKIRQFGGDPPGHLRQIWDEYSAQVEATPETHRHMRIHAGHCTYLLPEEAKFVTPELIKSTCLAGSPEEIIDQVRGLEQAGLKQLMLLPSFETQYQVIEDFAHQVMDKL; from the coding sequence ATGGATTTTGGGATTTGTACCGCCTCGAAGATCGACGAGATCGGCTATATCACCCACGCCGAGAACCTGGGCTACTCGCACGCCTGGATAGCCGACAGTCAGATGATCTGGTCGGACTGTTACGCGGTTCTGGCCCTGGCCGCCCAGCAGACCCGCCGCATGAAGATTGGAACCGGGGTGTCGGTTGCCGGCACCCGCCTGGCGCCGGTCACGGCCAACAGCATCGCCACCATCAACCAGCTGGCTCCGGGCCGGACCTTCCTGGGCATCGGCACCGGCAACACAGCCACCCGGCTGATGGGTCACAAGCCGATGAAACTCAAGGAGTTTGCCGAGTACCTGCGGGTGCTGCGCGCCCTGTTGCGCGGCCAGGAGGTCGATTTCACCTGGCAGGGCCAGACCCATCCGGTCCAGTTTTTGATGCAGGACCACAAGTTCATCAATGTCGAGGAACCGATTCCGCTGTACGTGTCCGGTTTCGGTCCCAAGGCCCAGGCTCTGGCCGGGGAGTACGGCGAGGGCCTGGTCATGTCGGTGCCGCCCAACCCCGGCTTCATGCACCGCGCCCTGCAAAACGCCGAGGCCGGAGCCCAGCGCGCCGGGCGGAGCCTGGCCGACGACTTTTATACGGCCTCGCTGACCACGGTGGTGATGTTACGGCCGGGCGAATCCCTCGCCTCCGAGCGCGTGCTGCGCGAGTGCGGCGCGTTTGTGATCGCCTCCATCCACTACCTGTACGACAAGATTCGCCAGTTCGGCGGCGACCCGCCGGGCCACCTGCGCCAGATATGGGACGAGTACAGCGCCCAGGTCGAGGCCACCCCCGAGACCCACCGGCATATGCGCATCCACGCCGGGCACTGTACCTATCTGCTGCCCGAAGAGGCCAAATTCGTGACGCCTGAGCTGATCAAATCGACGTGTCTGGCCGGCAGCCCGGAGGAGATTATCGATCAGGTTCGCGGGTTGGAGCAGGCCGGGCTCAAGCAGCTCATGCTGCTGCCGTCGTTTGAGACCCAGTACCAGGTCATCGAGGATTTCGCCCACCAGGTGATGGACAAGCTGTGA
- a CDS encoding nuclear transport factor 2 family protein, which translates to MSSEHNKAVVRKAIDALSRGDMTGFLADAADDVSFTLIGSTPLSGTIRGKNTIEQGLTNILGERLEGGAIAMTIENLIADGEYVAEQASGVSRTHAGKDYNNTYCRVWRIVDGKIHSLTEYLDTELVSDALCD; encoded by the coding sequence ATGTCAAGCGAACACAACAAAGCCGTTGTCCGAAAAGCCATTGATGCCCTCAGCCGCGGCGACATGACCGGCTTTCTGGCCGATGCCGCCGACGACGTGTCCTTCACCCTGATCGGCTCCACCCCGCTGTCGGGCACGATTCGGGGCAAAAACACGATTGAGCAGGGGCTGACCAACATCCTGGGCGAGCGCCTCGAAGGCGGAGCAATCGCCATGACGATTGAGAATCTGATTGCCGACGGCGAGTACGTCGCCGAGCAGGCCAGCGGCGTATCCCGCACCCACGCCGGCAAGGACTACAACAATACCTACTGCCGGGTGTGGCGGATTGTGGACGGGAAAATTCACTCTCTGACCGAATACCTCGACACCGAACTCGTCAGCGACGCCCTGTGTGACTGA